The Deltaproteobacteria bacterium sequence AACGAAGGAGGGCTCTTCGTCGAGTCGAACCATCCCTTGCCGGTCGGTACAACGGTACAGCTCAAGTTTTACCTGCCGAACCGGGATGCTCCGCTGAATAGCACGGGAGAGGTTGTCTGGGT is a genomic window containing:
- a CDS encoding TIGR02266 family protein, which translates into the protein MTKNGKDQRKSNRVPVSIRIDYSTVDQFFWDFARNINEGGLFVESNHPLPVGTTVQLKFYLPNRDAPLNSTGEVVWV